The following coding sequences lie in one Accipiter gentilis chromosome 31, bAccGen1.1, whole genome shotgun sequence genomic window:
- the LOC126053020 gene encoding uncharacterized protein LOC126053020 isoform X1: protein MLPQLSKELQRNTRPVRHPWSSVLTVANVDALGANVQVPLTVSAATSVRKITIPPRIQEEGKLYTDCEGPSRGDTNARGLSCQPSGSLATTRSATAGSSGVDVETAVNIKGPLGFGLSAFLMGQSSTALEGILVLPGLIDADYCGTVKIMIHVVIPPVSIPKGTRIAQLVPFRSCVPNPGEVQRGDGGFGSTGKPQYWVCLKKLRRTTAQPMVLHDLLDFVICGEFIMVLVFHIFPQDRLLSDGPTKP, encoded by the exons atgctgccacagctctccaaggagctacaaagaaacacaaggccagtaagacacccttggtcaagtgttctaactgtggcaaacgtggacgcattaggagcaaatgtacaggtaccgttaacagtaagtgctgcaacaagtgtaagaaagataaccataccaccaagaatacaggaagaagggaaactttacaccgactgcgaaggcccctcgcgcggcgacacgaatgcaaggggcttgagctgccagccctcaggcagcctcgcaaccaccagatccgccaccgcaggaagctccggagtggatgtggaaaccgcagtcaacataaagggaccattggggtttggacttagtgcatttttaatggggcaatcttcaacagctctagaaggaattctggtgctcccagggcttattgatgcagattattgtgggactgtgaaaattatgattcatgttgtaatccctcctgtttctattcctaaaggtaccagaatagcacaattagttccattcaggtcgtgtgttccgaacccgggtgaagtacaacgtggagatggtggattcggctccacagggaaaccgcag tactgggtgtgcctaaagaaattaagacggacaacggcccagcctatggttctacatgatttgctcgattttgtaatttgtggggaattcatcatggtactggtattccacatcttcccacaggacaggctattgtcggatgggccaaccaaaccgtaa
- the LOC126053020 gene encoding uncharacterized protein LOC126053020 isoform X3, which produces MIEYTDRSVDSQKVAYAATALQGATKKHKASKTPLVKCSNCGKRGRIRSKCTGTRIAQLVPFRSCVPNPGEVQRGDGGFGSTGKPQYWVCLKKLRRTTAQPMVLHDLLDFVICGEFIMVLVFHIFPQDRLLSDGPTKP; this is translated from the exons atgatagaatacacggatcgatcagtggactcacagaaagtagcctatgctgccacagctctccaaggagctacaaagaaacacaaggccagtaagacacccttggtcaagtgttctaactgtggcaaacgtggacgcattaggagcaaatgtacag gtaccagaatagcacaattagttccattcaggtcgtgtgttccgaacccgggtgaagtacaacgtggagatggtggattcggctccacagggaaaccgcag tactgggtgtgcctaaagaaattaagacggacaacggcccagcctatggttctacatgatttgctcgattttgtaatttgtggggaattcatcatggtactggtattccacatcttcccacaggacaggctattgtcggatgggccaaccaaaccgtaa
- the LOC126053020 gene encoding uncharacterized protein LOC126053020 isoform X2, protein MLPQLSKELQRNTRPVRHPWSSVLTVANVDALGANVQVPLTVSAATSVRKITIPPRIQEEGKLYTDCEGPSRGDTNARGLSCQPSGSLATTRSATAGSSGVDVETAVNIKGPLGFGLSAFLMGQSSTALEGILVLPGLIDADYCGTVKIMIHVVIPPVSIPKGTRIAQLVPFRSCVPNPGEVQRGDGGFGSTGKPQVYFAMDTTRGRKDATKYRNHGNV, encoded by the exons atgctgccacagctctccaaggagctacaaagaaacacaaggccagtaagacacccttggtcaagtgttctaactgtggcaaacgtggacgcattaggagcaaatgtacaggtaccgttaacagtaagtgctgcaacaagtgtaagaaagataaccataccaccaagaatacaggaagaagggaaactttacaccgactgcgaaggcccctcgcgcggcgacacgaatgcaaggggcttgagctgccagccctcaggcagcctcgcaaccaccagatccgccaccgcaggaagctccggagtggatgtggaaaccgcagtcaacataaagggaccattggggtttggacttagtgcatttttaatggggcaatcttcaacagctctagaaggaattctggtgctcccagggcttattgatgcagattattgtgggactgtgaaaattatgattcatgttgtaatccctcctgtttctattcctaaaggtaccagaatagcacaattagttccattcaggtcgtgtgttccgaacccgggtgaagtacaacgtggagatggtggattcggctccacagggaaaccgcaggtatactttgccatggacacaacaagag gcagaaaggacgcaacaaagtacaggaatcatggtaatgtataa